In Formosa haliotis, the sequence TCTCTCAAGTTTTGGATATAAGCCGCTTTTTGATTTTCTCTTCTTCTTTTAACTGAAGGCTTAGTGAAAAACTGATTTTCTCTTAAGTTTTGCATCACCTTTACATTTCTGTGTTTTCTCTTGTAACGTTTAAGAGCGCGATCAATTTGCTCGCCTTCTTTTACTATAATTTTAAGCATTTAAATTCTGGTTTTAGTATTTATTATAAGATTTAGGATTATCCTAAATACGTTTTTAAAATTTTATTTTTAGAGCTGTGGCGTAAACGTCTAATGCCCTTTTCTTTTATTTGTCTAACACGCTCGCGTGTTAAATCGAATGTTTCGCCAATTTCGTCCAAACTCATCGGAGCTTCATTACTTAATCCAAAAAATAAGCGTAAAACATCACTTTCTCTCGGCGATAAGGTATCTAAAGCTCTGTTAATTTCTAGGTTTAACGATTCGTACATTAAGTTGTTGTCTGGGTTTGGCGATTCGCCAGATTTA encodes:
- the rpsU gene encoding 30S ribosomal protein S21, which codes for MLKIIVKEGEQIDRALKRYKRKHRNVKVMQNLRENQFFTKPSVKRRRENQKAAYIQNLRDQEDI